A portion of the Anthonomus grandis grandis chromosome 7, icAntGran1.3, whole genome shotgun sequence genome contains these proteins:
- the LOC126738140 gene encoding fatty acid synthase-like isoform X4: MVQDRGIDSETDPCIQFGKLISRVPPGEQVVISGMAGMFPLSENIEEYQYNLEHKIEMVTEIPSLHPEMPPRFGKMTEKSSTSFDAGFFGLHPKHNLTLSPVSKFLLEKCYECIFDAGLHPSDLKGMNTGVFLGLCFNEVECHWFLRDLVEGGNSILGNLRSDIANRICYELKLKGLTMVTDTACSSSAYALEAAFKAIRMGQCDAALVGSANLLISGGCSLQFARLGVLSPEGRCRPFDIDGLGYVRAEAASIILLQKAKDSKRIYARIVHTKTNCDGYKEHGITYPSGVAQYNLLKEIYLESGIRPADMSYIEAHGTGTIVGDPEETNAIDEFFTPGRSTPLLIGSCKSSIGHSEPVSALCSIVKVILAFERNNISPNINYKTPRPMIHGLIAGRLEVVVENTPFRDDNRLVGVSSFGFGGGNAHVILEGMKKIKTNEGRPKDKIPRLVCISGRTEEAIDVLVKDISEKFDAEYIGLVHNIFRKDIENHIYRGYGIVSEKGSLKMSCKLFNPNKSNVALFFGGLTKYSRNVLSELLTLPALVDFSNCVSEFFSKKELDLEHIMSNFSNAAFFIADMLTQLTLTELLKQLELKFTTIEARSFGKFSSAYFQDLISLSQFLECVYVVAMVAEKTAVSTNGSGIRFTALTKYEKEILKEFKRILPAQKQMNGFQGPTMPRDSPEFLVNAVFEKNQIELSKKRTYSTILEVGQSLAVSKKIKCPVLNMSEQNSLVDIFDIIGSLYENGLQPQLYKLYPKIEFPVSRGTPMISPKIKWKHDRKQFLPSFDCTLYKTYAMVFRISPNEDEWAGVDGHVIDGKNLFPATGYLFLAWTVFAELLAVEVSKLGVVFENCKFLRACNVPKADALSRNSLELHVMIQKISGNFEITEEGIPVVTGRIKLKDAHSMPNISFKEQLSEKTMDSKDIYKELRLRGYHYKGLFKKIIQCNQAATRGKIQWCDNWIAFMDNMLQMQILSEDTRLLFVPTKISKLTIDPDRHWEQINLLKKGQDVTVDLPVEVYHNSGIIRSGGIEISGLLASSIPRKKTTAVPVLEKYQFVPNQAQLPLEQAVRVFTQIALENHCGLKIKAVEVLDEESDENLTPLAPLIQEVLSDQPLVQTDISILTSQTLDLNVNVQNKKLQHETDCTLVVGSKLLSRTNLLQDAVAVTKDIGFVISRESLDADTSQSFMGLQIINICRTPQEMLVFLKKSNQANKSRVFINVNTKTRKFDWLEELKEAVKKDQDVIAWCQNEPLNGIIGLINCISKEPDCKHIRCLFIVDKAPNFEPTMPFYKVQLDKQLVINVFKNGSWGTYRHLILDDVPEVESEHCYANSTVRGDLSSIKWIEGPLKIQNNKNQNIVKIYYASLNFRDVMTASGRINADVITRNRREQECVQGFEFSGKTLSGKRVMGMLSQGTLATMVKSDENLLWDVPNKWTLKDAATVPVVYSTCLYALVVVGKIKPGNSVLIHSGTGGIGQAAINLCLNMGCTVFTTVGTEEKRKYIKRNFPQINESHIGNSRDLSFEQMIMKETNGAGVDIVLNSLAEEKLQTSVRCLAKNGRFLEIGKFDLANDNQLTLLPFEKGISYHGVMLDKLFNEPDEVKMELKTLLQKFIDSGAVKPLQPTVFKTNEVEQAFRFMTTGKHMGKVLVEIRNEDEQHHQEKFKCLPRYLCDPNKTYVICGGLGGFGLELADWLILRGAQNLVLTSRKGISTGYQQYRVSIWKSYGCNITISTKDITTKQGCEDLIKEANSIAPIGAIFNLAVVLRDAILPNQNEESFAASFGPKACATEYLDEITRKLCPQLRDFVVFSSVSCGRGNAGQTNYGMSNSVMERICEKRRADGYPGLAIQWGAIGEVGLVAEMQEDHVELEIGGTLQQSISNCLHVMDTLLRQNDAAIVSSMVVAEKKTTSLTGNIMEVIGGILGIRDIKAVSIHSTFAELGMDSMTGVEVKQTLEREYNIFLSPTEIRSVTLKRIKEMQEEGESGELVNSNESEGIMDWPVILRYVLESEEQKGCIIKLKSKSSDKDPSTLPRIIALPGIEGVCRLIESLTENLEVDAYGVNYIAESQEDSIQKSVNNILPHVEKLLQKHKPFHILAHSMGSLLALEIVARLEKLGFNGTVTFIDGSPHMLKLLVGNQRDEDLANILIDSILRIQKIEEEAATIMKDICPCPTLDDKLTKMVQNLTLDDRMTDEFVRRGFIATWKRIQATRNYSSDVKLLKSKPNLFKASILSVKNLPDDYELGQYFEEPLNISVLEGTHTTILQRKELADAIMSYIK, translated from the exons GTCTACATCCAAAGCACAATCTTACTCTGTCACCAGTCTCcaagtttcttttggaaaaatgttACGAGTGTATTTTTGACGCTGGATTACATCCAAGTGATCTAAAAGGAATGAATACTGGCGTGTTTCTGGGTTTGTGCTTTAATGAGGTTGAATGTCACTGGTTTTTACGAGACCTCGTTGAGGGAGGGAATTCTATATTAGG aaatctaaGATCAGATATCGCGAACCGTATATGCTACGAATTGAAACTTAAAGGTTTAACAATGGTAACAGATACAGCTTGCAGCAGCTCAGCTTATGCTCTTGAAGCAGCTTTTAAAGCTATAAGAATGGGGCAATGCGACGCTGCATTAGTTGGTAGTGCCAATTTGCTTATTAGTGGTGGTTGCTCCTTGCAGTTTGCCAG GTTAGGCGTATTAAGTCCTGAGGGTCGGTGTAGACCATTCGATATTGATGGTCTGGGATATGTCAGAGCAGAAGCAGCGTCGattattttgcttcaaaaaGCAAAGGACAGTAAGCGCATTTATGCTAGGATAGTACACACTAAAACCAACTGTGATGGTTACAAAGAACATGGTATTACTTACCCTAGTGGCGTAGCTcagtataatttattaaaggaAATATATTTGGAGAGCGGCATCCGTCCTGCGGATATGAGCTATATTGAAGCCCATGGAACAG GAACAATCGTTGGTGATCCCGAAGAAACGAATGCTATAGACGAGTTTTTCACCCCAGGAAGAAGCACCCCATTACTAATAGGTTCTTGTAAGTCTAGCATTGGACATTCTGAGCCGGTGTCTGCTTTATGTTCTATTGTTAAG GTTATTCTTGCTTTTGAAAGGAACAATATATCTCCAAATATTAACTACAAGACGCCAAGACCAATGATTCACGGCCTTATAGCTGGACGGCTCGAAGTAGTTGTAGAAAATACACCGTTTAGAGATGATAATCGTTTAGTAG gaGTAAGCAGCTTTGGTTTCGGTGGTGGCAACGCCCACGTTATTCTTGAaggtatgaaaaaaattaaaaccaatgAAGGCAGACCCAAAGATAAAATCCCAAGACTGGTATGCATCAGTGGTAGAACAGAAGAAGCAATTGACGTGTTGGTCAAAGATATTAGTGAGAAATTCGACGCTGAATATATAGGACTTGTGCATAACATATTCaggaaagatattgaaaatCACATTTATAGAGGATATGGTATAGTATCGGAAAAGGGATCGTTGAAAATGTCGTGTAAATTGTTCAACCCGAACAAGTCAAATGTGGCTTTATTTTTTGGAGGACTTACTAAATATTCCAGAAATGTATTAAGTGAATTATTGACGTTGCCAGCTTTAGTCGACTTTAGTAATTG cgTTTCCGAGTTTTTTTCGAAGAAAGAACTCGACTTAGAACACATAATGTCAAATTTTTCGAATGCTGCCTTCTTTATCGCAGACATGCTTACCCAACTCACCTTAACCGAATTATTGAAGCAATTGGAATTGAAATTTACAACAATCGAAGCTCGTTCCTTTGGAAAATTTAGCAGCGCTTATTTCCAGGATCTGATTTCATTAAGTCAGTTCTTAGAATGTGTTTATGTAGTAGCAATGGTGGCAGAAAAAACTGCCGTAAGCACAAATGGTAGTGGAATACGTTTTACAGCTTTGACCAAATATG aAAAGGAAATATTGAAGGAATTCAAACGAATTCTACCAGCACAAAAACAGATGAATGGTTTTCAAGGACCTACTATGCCTCGTGACTCTCCCGAATTCCTTGTAAATgctgtatttgaaaaaaatcaaattgaattAAGTAAGAAACGTACATATTCTACAATATTGGAAGTTGGTCAAAGCTTGGCCGTTTCAAAGAAAATCAAGTGCCCAGTTTTAAACATGAGCGAACAAAATAGTTTGGTGGACATTTTCGATATAATTGGAAG TTTATATGAAAATGGTCTACAGCCGCAACTTTATAAACTCTATCCCAAAATTGAGTTTCCTGTAAGTCGAGGCACTCCAATGATCTCCCCGAAGATTAAGTGGAAACACGACCGCAAACAGTTCCTGCCATCATTCGATTGCACCCTGTATAAAACGTATGCGATGGTTTTCCGAATAAGTCCCAACGAAGATGAGTGGGCCGGTGTGGATGGGCATGTAATTGATGGCAA aaACCTATTCCCAGCGACGGGATATTTGTTCCTAGCTTGGACCGTCTTTGCGGAGCTATTAGCAGTAGAAGTGTCGAAACTTGGTGTGGTGtttgaaaattgtaaatttttgagAGCTTGTAACGTACCGAAAGCGGATGCACTTTCACGAAACAGCCTTGAGCTCCACGTGATGATTCAAAAGATTTCtggaaattttgaaataactg AAGAGGGTATTCCAGTAGTGACAGGACGAATCAAACTAAAAGACGCACACAGCATGCCAAACATTTCATTTAAGGAACAATTATCTGAAAAGACGATGGACTCCAAAGATATTTATAAGGAACTAAGACTCAGAGGTTACCACTAcaa AGgccttttcaaaaaaatcattcaatGCAATCAAGCAGCAACCAGAGGTAAAATACAGTGGTGCGATAACTGGATAGCATTTATGGATAATATGCTTCAAATGCAGATTCTTAGTGAAGATACTAGACTCTTGTTTGTTCCTACTAAGATATCCAAATTAACTATTGATCCCGATAGACATTGGGAACAAATAAATCTGCTGAAAAAAGGGCAGGATGTAACTGTTGATTTGCCAGTAGAAGTATATCATAATTCTGGAATCATtag atcTGGGGGAATAGAAATTAGTGGTCTGCTAGCATCTTCAATACCTCGAAAGAAAACTACTGCAGTACCAGTATTGGAAAAGTATCAGTTTGTGCCAAATCAAGCACAGCTACCGCTGGAACAAGCTGTTAGAGTCTTTACGCAAATAGCTTTGGAAAACCATTGCGGCCTTAAAATTAAAGCGGTTGAAGTTCTTGATGAAGAAAGTGATGAAAATCTAACCCCACTAG ctCCATTGATTCAAGAAGTTTTAAGTGATCAACCACTAGTTCAGACTGACATTAGTATCTTGACCAGCCAAACACTtgatttaaatgtaaatgttcaaaataaaaaattacaacatgAAACAGACTGTACGCTTGTAGTTGgaagcaaattattaagtagAACTAAT CTTCTTCAAGATGCCGTAGCGGTTACTAAAGATATTGGTTTCGTTATTAGTAGAGAATCCTTAGATGCAGATACAAGCCAAAGTTTTATGGggctacaaataataaatatatgtagaaCTCCCCAAGAAATGttagtatttttgaaaaaaagtaatCAGGCAAATAAATCAAGGGTCTTTATAAATGTCAATACAAAGACAAGAAAGTTCGATTGGTTAGAAGAGCTAAAGGAAGCGGTAAAAAAAGATCAAGATGTGATTGCGTGGTGCCAAAATGAACCTCTGAATGGTATAATTG GTCTTATAAATTGTATTTCTAAAGAACCTGATTGCAAGCATATCAGATGTCTGTTTATAGTAGACAAAGCACCAAACTTTGAGCCAACTATGCCATTCTATAAAGTACAACTTGATAAACAGTTAGTTATCAATGTTTTTAAGAACGGATCTTGGGGTACATACAGACATCTCATTTTGG ATGACGTACCAGAAGTTGAAAGCGAACACTGCTATGCCAACAGCACAGTTAGAGGAGATTTATCAAGCATCAAATGGATCGAAGGACCTCTGAAAATTCagaataacaaaaatcaaaatattgttaaa atatactATGCTTCCTTAAACTTCAGAGATGTTATGACTGCATCAGGCCGAATAAACGCAGATGTGATCACAAGAAATCGAAGGGAGCAAGAATGCGTTCAAGGTTTTGagttttctggaaaaacttTAAG TGGTAAAAGAGTGATGGGTATGTTATCTCAAGGAACATTGGCTACAATGGTTAAATCAGATGAGAACCTTTTATGGGATGTGCCAAACAAATGGACCCTGAAAGATGCAGCTACAGTGCCTGTAGTCTATAGTACTTGTTTATATGCTTTGGTTGTC GTTGGTAAAATAAAACCCGGTAACTCAGTACTAATCCATTCAGGAACTGGCGGAATTGGACAGGCAGCCATAAACCTTTGCTTAAATATGGGTTGTACAGTATTCACCACTGTGGGCACCGAAGAGAAACGAAAatacattaaaagaaatttccCACAAATTAACG AAAGTCACATAGGCAACTCTAGAGATCTCAGTTTTGAACAAATGATAATGAAAGAAACAAACGGTGCTGGAGTGGACATAGTGCTTAATTCTCTTGCTGAAGAGAAATTACAGACCTCTGTACGATGCTTGGCCAAAAATGGTCGGTTTTTAGAAATTGGGAAATTTGACTTAGCCAATGATAATCAGTTAACACTATTGCCTTTCGAAAAAGGCATCAGTTATCATGGAGTTATGTTGGACAAGCTCTTTAATGAACCAGACGAAGTTAAAATGGAGCTTAAAACGTTGCTACAAAAGTTCATTGATAGTG gtgCGGTTAAACCATTACAACCGACAGTATTTAAAACAAACGAGGTCGAGCAGGCGTTTAGATTTATGACCACAGGAAAACATATGGGAAAAGTGTTAGTTGAAATAAGGAACGAGGATGAACAACATCATCAAGAGAAATTTAAATGTCTTCCAAg gtACTTATGTGATCCGAATAAGACTTATGTAATTTGCGGTGGCCTGGGTGGCTTTGGATTAGAGTTGGCTGACTGGCTTATTCTTAGAGGAGCTCAAAATCTGGTGTTAACTTCTCGAAAGGGGATTAGTACTGGATATCAACAATATAGAGTGTC AATCTGGAAAAGTTACGGTTGCAACATCACAATTTCCACCAAAGATATAACAACAAAACAAGGCTGTGAAGACCTTATAAAAGAAGCAAACAGCATTGCGCCAATAGGAGCCATTTTTAACTTAGCTGTAGTTTTAAGGGACGCCATTTTGCCAAATCAAAATGAAGAATCTTTTGCCGCGTCTTTCGGTCCTAAGGCATGCGCTACTGAATACTTGGATGAAATTACTAGAAAACTGTGCCCTCAATTAAG aGACTTTGTCGTCTTTTCTTCGGTATCTTGCGGTAGAGGTAACGCTGGACAAACAAACTACGGTATGTCAAACTCGGTAATGGAAAGAATATGTGAAAAAAGACGAGCTGATGGGTATCCAGGCTTGGCTATTCAATGGGGCGCTATAGGAGAG gtTGGGCTTGTGGCTGAAATGCAGGAGGATCATGTGGAACTAGAAATTGGTGGTACCTTACAACAAAGCATATCGAACTGTTTGCATGTTATGGATACTCTTTTAAGGCAGAATGATGCTGCAATCGTTTCCAGTATGGTGGTAGCTGAAAAGAAAACTACCTCGCTAACTGGCAATATTATGGAAGTTATTGGCGgaatattag GAATAAGAGACATAAAGGCTGTCAGCATACATTCGACTTTCGCTGAGTTGGGTATGGATTCAATGACTGGTGTAGAAGTTAAACAAACTTTGGAAAGGgaatataacatatttttgtcGCCCACTGAAATAAGAAGTGTGACCTTAAAAAG gaTAAAGGAAATGCAGGAAGAAGGAGAGTCTGGAGAACTTGTTAACAGTAACGAATCAGAGGGTATAATGGATTGGCCGGTGATATTAAGATATGTCCTGGAGAGTGAGGAACAAAAAGGTTGTATTATTAAGTTGAAATCTAAAAGTTCAGATAAGGATCCATCCACATTGCCGCGAATCATTGCTCTGCCAG gtATCGAGGGAGTCTGCAGGCTCATAGAAAGTCTcacagaaaatttagaagtagATGCATATGGAGTAAATTATATTGCCGAAAGCCAAGAGGATAGTATACAAAAATCTGTAAATAATATACTGCCT CACGTAGagaaacttttacaaaaacataaGCCCTTCCACATATTGGCCCACTCAATGGGCTCTTTACTAGCACTAGAAATAGTTGCTAGATTGGAAAAATTAGGATTCAACGGTACCGTGACTTTTATCGATGGCTCGCCTCATATGTTGAAATTACTTGTTGGAAATCAAAGGGATGAAGATTTAGCCAATATTCTCATTGACAGTATTTTGAGAATACAGAAGATTGAAGAGGAAGCTGCAACAATCATG aaAGACATCTGTCCATGCCCAACGTTAGACGATAAACTGACCAAAATGGTTCAGAATCTTACTTTAGATGACAGAATGACGGACGAATTTGTCCGTCGTGGCTTTATTGCTACATGGAAACGGATTCAAGCAACACGCAATTATTCTTCGGACGTCAAACTATTAAAATCTAAGCCGAATTTGTTCAAGGCATCAATTCTGAGCGTCAAGAACTTACCAGATGATTACGAACTCGGGCAGTATTTTGAGGAACCTTTGAATATCTCG gtACTGGAGGGAACCCATACGACAATTCTGCAACGCAAGGAACTCGCGGATGCCATAATGAGCTACATAAAGTAA